The genomic stretch GCGGGCGCGGGCCAGTTCGGCTCGGGTTGGGCATGGTTGGTGAAAGACACCGACGGCAGCCTGAAAGTCACCAAGACTGAAAACGGCGTGAACCCCGTGTGCTTTGGCCAGACCGCGCTTCTGGGTTGCGACGTGTGGGAACACTCCTATTACATCGACTTCCGCAACAAGCGTCCCGACTATCTGACCAACTTCCTCGACAATCTGGTCAACTGGGAAAACGTCGCCTCGCGCATGTAATCACTGCGACCGACCACTGCTGCAAGCGCCCCGCAGGAGACTGCGGGGCGTTTCGCGTTTGACGGGACGTTTGCGCTTGCAGGGGCCGCGTAATCGCGGTCTTGATGCGCCATGCGAAACACCCCCCTGATCCTGTCTCCGCAGACCAAAGGCGTTCTGGCCGGAATTGGCGCCTGCACCATCTGGGGGCTGTCTCCGATGTTCTACAAACAGGTGGCCCATGTTCCGGCCATCGAAGTGCTGGCGCACCGCACGGTCTGGTCGCTGCTGTTCTTTGGTGGCGTTCTGGCGGTGCAGGGGCGGTTGGGGCTGGTGCGCGCCGCGCTGGACACCCCGGCCAAGCTGGGCACGATGGCGCTGGCGTCACTGATGATCGGGATCAACTGGTTTCTGTTCATCTGGGCCGTGGGGGCCGGGCGCACCACCGAAAGCAGTCTGGGCTATTATATCCTGCCGCTGGTCGCGGTGGTGATCGGGCGGGTGGTTTTTGGCGAGGCACTGAAACCCAGCCAATGGCTCGCCGTGGCGCTGGCAACGGGGGCGGTGGTGTTGCTGACCGTGGGCTTGCAGGCCCCGCCGTGGATCGCGCGGACGCTGGCGGTCAGCTTTGGCCTGTATGGTCTGATCAAGAAACGGCTGGATGTTGGGCCGGTGGTGTCAGTCACTGCCGAAGTCTTGCTGATGGTGCCCATTGCGCTGGCCGTGATGTTGCAATCGGAACACAGGGGCGGGTCGGCGTTTCATGCCGGGGGCGAAACCATGGCGATCCTGCTGGTTTCGGGGCTGATCACGGCGCTGCCGCTGATCCTGTTCAGCTATGCCGCGCGACGGGTGCGCATGACCTCGTTGGGGCTGGTGCAGTACCTCAACCCCACATTGCAGTTTTCCTGCGCGGTCTTTGTCTTTGGAGAGCTGTTTACCGGTTGGCACAAGATTGCGTTCGGCCTGATCTGGGTTGCGCTGGCGATCTATGCCGCCAGCATGTTTGCTCAGGACAGGGCGGCACGCAGGGCAGCGATTGCGGCGGCGGTATCGGGCACAGGCGTGACATAATCCAGCAGGCTGGCATCGGCAAAGCCCTGATCGACGACATGCCTCAGCAGTTGCATGAACGGGTCCCAATAACCGTTTGAATTCAAAACAACTACCGGCTTTTCATGCAGGCCCAGCTGGCGCCAGGTCAGCACTTCGAAAATCTCGTCCAGCGACCCGGCGCCGCCGGGCAACAGGACCACCGCATCGCAGTTCATGAACATGACTTTCTTGCGCTCGTGCATGGTCTCGGTGACGATATAGCGGGTCAGATCGACCTTGCCGACTTCCCATGCCACCAGATGCGCGGGGATCACGCCAAATGTCTCGCCACCCGCCGCCTGGGCGGCCCGCGCCACGGTGCCCATCAGGCCCACATCGCCTGCGCCGTAGACCAGCCGCCAGTCGTTTTCAGCCAGCGCGTTGCCAAGCGCGGTGGCCTGTTTGGCATATTCAGGATCGGTTCCGGTGCGCGAGCCGCAGAAGACACAGACAGATTTCAGCATTTTTCACCTCAGAGGCTTGAAAATAAACGGGGTTGTCATCGCTAGGCTTTTGACCGGTGTTAGCGCGCTTGATATGTAACCTCAATGGCAACTCAGCCAACTGGGGGGCGCCGTCCGGGCGCGTATACGACATGAGCAAGTTTTCAGCAGTATCGGGCGCGCCCGCGGGTGTCGCCGTCGCCATTGTGGTGGTGGCTGTGATCGGTGGCGGTCTATATTTTTTCCGCCCCGATACCGGTGAAGCGCCGGTTCCGGTGATGCAGGCGGCTGACAGCGGGACCGAAGCGGCAAAAGTGCCCGCCGACACTGCCAAAGTTGCCGCCGTTGACGCGCCCAAGGGGGACACAGCCGACGTGCCCGAAGCTGTCGACACGCCGGTCCCGCCCAGCATCGACGAAGTGCGCCTTGAAGCGGATGGCATTTTTGTCGTCGCCGGACGCGCGGCCCCTGACAGCACGGTTGCGGTGCTGCTGGACGGTGTTGAAAACACCACGACCCAAGCCAGCGGGCAGGGTGCCTTTGCCGCCGTGACGATGATAGACCCCAGCCCACAGCCGCAGGTTCTGACCGTGATCCAGCGCGGCGCGGACGGCGATATTGCGGGCGTGGAAGAGATCGTGCTGGCACCTATGGCACCGAAACCTGTGCCCGAGCCTGAGGGGGCGCCAGAGCAGGTCGCCGCAGCGCCGCAGGCCTCCGAGGATGCCGCGCAAGCCGCTGACACTCCGGCCAATGCCGTTGATCCCAAGCCCGAAGATGTGGCCGCCAGCACCGTGGCCACACCAGAGGGCCGTCCCCCCGCCGAGACGCCTGCGATGGCGGATTTGAAACCGGACACAGCGACAGCCAGCACAGAGGCACCGGCGGCAACCGCGCAGGCTGAAACTGCGGTACCAGCCGCGACCGCGCAGGCTGAACCCGCTGCGACAGAGCGACCAACCGTGACCGCGCAGGCCGAGCCTGCCGGAGCAGCGCCGACCGCCGCACCCGCGGCAGAAAACACGGACAGTTCTGCGCAAACCATGTCAGAAGACACCGCACAAGCGACGAACGCGACCGAGAAACCGCAACAGCGCGCCCAGGTCGCGGAACCCGCAGTGGCACCAGAAACAACCGGCAAAATCCCCGAGCCTGCGGCGCAAACCCAGACGGCAGACCAGACTGCTCAACCTGAAACAGCCCCTGCCACAGCCAGCGTTGCCATCCTGAAATCCGACGCCGACGGGGTCGAACTGGTCAACCGGCCCTCGGCCCTGACCAGTTTGAACATTTCCATCGACACCATCGGCTATGCCGACGATGGCGGTGTGCAACTGTCTGGCCGCGCAACGGGGCGCGACGGTTCTGTGCGCGTCTACCTTGATAACGCGGCCATCATCGACCTACCGGTCGACGCCCGTGGCCGCTGGCGGGGCGATTTGCCCCATGTCGATGGCGGCGTCTACACCCTGCGTGTTGACGAGGTGAACGCCGCAGGCGAGGTTGTCAGCCGCGCCGAAACCCCGTTCAAACGCGAGGACCCTGCCGTCTTGGCGGCGCAAACCGGCCCGCAGGACACGCCCGTCAAGGCGGTGACGGTCCAGACCGGCAACACCTTGTGGGCCATTGCGCGTGACCGCTATGGCGAGGGGATCCTTTATGTGCGCGTTTTCGAGGCCAACCGCGATGCGATCCGCGACCCTGATCTGATTTACCCCGGTCAGGTCTTTAACTTGCCCGACTAACCCCGCAGCACTGGCAACCGCCTGTTCATCCGCCTATGTAATGGGCAAGCAAGACAGGACCTTTCATGCCAGCCGACACAGCCAGCCCCACCGCAGAAACCGACGCTGCGGCCCAAGCCGAACTTGACCGTCAGGAAAACGAAGCCGAACGCCGTTCGGGCTGGCGTACCATTCGCAAGGTCATGCCCTATCTGTGGCCGGACAATCAGCCCTGGGTCAAACACCGCGTGGTCTGGGCCCTGGTGGCACTGCTGGCATCGAAACTGGTGTCGGTCTACATCCCCATCATCTTTCGCGATGCGGTCAACGTCCTTTCGGGCGAGGGTGTATCAGAGCTGGCATTGGGGGCGGTCGGTCTGACGGTCGCTTACGGCGTTGCGCGCCTGATGAACGTGGGTTTCCAACAGTTGCGCGATGCGATTTTTGCCCGCGTGGGACAACGTGCCCTGCGGATGCTGGCGCTGGAGACCTTTGAACATATCCACCGCCTGTCGATGCGCTATCACATCACCCGCAAGACCGGCGGGCTAAGCCGGATCATCGAGCGGGGTGTGAAGGGGGTCGATTTTCTGCTGCGTTTCCTGCTGTTTTCCATCGGTCCGCTGGTGCTGGAACTGCTGCTGATCGGGATCATCCTGACGGTTCTGTTTGACTGGATTTATCTGGCCATCGTCGCCTTTACCATCGCGCTCTATGTCTGGTTTACCTTCCGTGTGACCGAATGGCGCGTGAAACTGCGTCGGGTGATGAACGACCAGGACACCGACGCCAACCAAAAGGCGATCGACAGTCTGCTGAACTATGAAACGGTCAAATACTTCGGGGCCGAAGCCCGCGAGGCAGGCCGCTATGACAAGGCCATGGCGGGCTATGAAGAGGCCGCAATCAAGACATCCTATTCGCTGGCCTTCCTGAACTTTGGCCAGTCGTTCCTGATCACCTGCGGGCTGGTGGGGGTCATGGTGATGGCCGCTGTGGGCGTGCAGAATGGCAGCTTGACCGTCGGGGATTTTGTCATGGTCAACGCCTATATGATCCAGATCACCCTGCCGCTGAACTTCCTTGGATCGGTCTACCGCGAGATCCGGCAGGCGCTGGTGGACATGGGCGAGATGTTCGATCTTCTGGAACAGCCCGCCGAGGTGACGGACAAGCCCGACGCCAAGCCGCTTAAGGTTAACGGCGGGCGGATCGAACTGGAGGACGTGCACTTTGGCTATGACAGCGAACGCGCAATTCTCAAGGGGATCACCCTGACCGCAGAGCCGGGGGAAATGGTGGCCATTGTCGGCTCGACCGGGTCGGGCAAGTCGACCATCGGGCGGCTGTTGTTCCGGTTCTATGACGTCGGCAGTGGCGCGCTGCGCATTGACGGGCAGGACGTGCGCGATGTCACGCAAACCAGCTTGCACGACGCCATCGGTGTGGTGCCCCAAGACACGGTTTTGTTCAATGACACGATCCGTTACAACATCGCCTACGGGCGCGGTGGGGCCACGCAGGACGAGATTGAAGCTGCGGCGAAATCGGCGCAGATCCACGACTTTGTTCTCAGCCTGCCGGATGGTTATGACACCGCAGTGGGCGAGCGGGGACTAAAGCTTTCAGGCGGCGAGAAGCAGCGCGTGGGCATTGCGCGCACATTGTTGAAAGACCCGCCGATCCTGTTGCTGGACGAAGCCACCAGCGCGCTGGACAGCGAGACCGAGCAAGAGATCAAATCGGCGCTGATGGCCGCGGGGCGGGGGCGCACGGTGCTGACCATCGCGCACCGGCTGAGTACCATTTCCGAGGCGGACCGGATCATCGTGCTGGAAAAGGGCAAGATCGTCGAACATGGCACCCACGAGGCATTGCTGGCGCAATCGGGGCGCTATGCGCAGCTGTGGAATCGCCAGCAGTTTGAAGAGGACTGATGCCACCCAGGGACCATCCGCAAACACCGGACGGGCGCTATTTCGTCTCCAGGGGCAAGCTGTGGCGCATGACGGATCCGGCGCTGCCCGATGATGTGCGTCGGGCGGCCATCAAGCAGATGATGCGCGCGCGGCTGGACCTGCGCAGGGCCGGGGATGACGCGGCAGCGCAGGACGCCCGCGCCCGCGTGGACGCGGCCAAAGTTGCCTTGGGCGAGCGTGGGCCGATCTGGTGGGACGGTGGTGCTGCGGACGAAAGCGGGACCGCGCCGGAAGCGTCCAGCTATGCGGCGTGGTGGGCCGCGCTTGACCCGGAAAGCCGCGCCAAGGGATAGGTCGCGTTATTCTGCGACGTCTTCACCCGTCCCGCCCATCTCTGTAGGGAATCCGTTATCTTTGGAAGCTTGTCCAGACCCTAGGTCACATACCCATAAAAGGGATTCACAGACTTTAGAAAACGTGATTCACTTTCCGGCAAATGTGGAGGTGAGAATGGCACGTTTTGATTTGACAGATTTTGAATGGTCGGTGATCCAGCCGTTGCTGCCGACGAAGGTGCGCGGCAAGCCGCGTGTGGATGACCGGCGGGTTTTGAACGGCATCTTCTGGCGCTTGCGGACTGGTGCGCCCTGGGCAGACATTCCTGCACGATACGGGCCGCATACGACCTGTGTGAACCGCTTCAACCGCTGGCGGCGTGCGGGCCACTGGGCGCGTATTCTTGAAGCAATATCAGAGGCATATGAGGGTGAGGTGCAAATGATTGACAGCTCCTCCATCCGGGTACACCAACAGGGCGCAAATGGCCCTAAAAAAGGGGGCGATCCGATTGCCTGGGTCGCT from Pseudosulfitobacter sp. DSM 107133 encodes the following:
- a CDS encoding ABC transporter ATP-binding protein/permease, producing the protein MPADTASPTAETDAAAQAELDRQENEAERRSGWRTIRKVMPYLWPDNQPWVKHRVVWALVALLASKLVSVYIPIIFRDAVNVLSGEGVSELALGAVGLTVAYGVARLMNVGFQQLRDAIFARVGQRALRMLALETFEHIHRLSMRYHITRKTGGLSRIIERGVKGVDFLLRFLLFSIGPLVLELLLIGIILTVLFDWIYLAIVAFTIALYVWFTFRVTEWRVKLRRVMNDQDTDANQKAIDSLLNYETVKYFGAEAREAGRYDKAMAGYEEAAIKTSYSLAFLNFGQSFLITCGLVGVMVMAAVGVQNGSLTVGDFVMVNAYMIQITLPLNFLGSVYREIRQALVDMGEMFDLLEQPAEVTDKPDAKPLKVNGGRIELEDVHFGYDSERAILKGITLTAEPGEMVAIVGSTGSGKSTIGRLLFRFYDVGSGALRIDGQDVRDVTQTSLHDAIGVVPQDTVLFNDTIRYNIAYGRGGATQDEIEAAAKSAQIHDFVLSLPDGYDTAVGERGLKLSGGEKQRVGIARTLLKDPPILLLDEATSALDSETEQEIKSALMAAGRGRTVLTIAHRLSTISEADRIIVLEKGKIVEHGTHEALLAQSGRYAQLWNRQQFEED
- a CDS encoding LysM peptidoglycan-binding domain-containing protein — protein: MSKFSAVSGAPAGVAVAIVVVAVIGGGLYFFRPDTGEAPVPVMQAADSGTEAAKVPADTAKVAAVDAPKGDTADVPEAVDTPVPPSIDEVRLEADGIFVVAGRAAPDSTVAVLLDGVENTTTQASGQGAFAAVTMIDPSPQPQVLTVIQRGADGDIAGVEEIVLAPMAPKPVPEPEGAPEQVAAAPQASEDAAQAADTPANAVDPKPEDVAASTVATPEGRPPAETPAMADLKPDTATASTEAPAATAQAETAVPAATAQAEPAATERPTVTAQAEPAGAAPTAAPAAENTDSSAQTMSEDTAQATNATEKPQQRAQVAEPAVAPETTGKIPEPAAQTQTADQTAQPETAPATASVAILKSDADGVELVNRPSALTSLNISIDTIGYADDGGVQLSGRATGRDGSVRVYLDNAAIIDLPVDARGRWRGDLPHVDGGVYTLRVDEVNAAGEVVSRAETPFKREDPAVLAAQTGPQDTPVKAVTVQTGNTLWAIARDRYGEGILYVRVFEANRDAIRDPDLIYPGQVFNLPD
- the rarD gene encoding EamA family transporter RarD is translated as MRNTPLILSPQTKGVLAGIGACTIWGLSPMFYKQVAHVPAIEVLAHRTVWSLLFFGGVLAVQGRLGLVRAALDTPAKLGTMALASLMIGINWFLFIWAVGAGRTTESSLGYYILPLVAVVIGRVVFGEALKPSQWLAVALATGAVVLLTVGLQAPPWIARTLAVSFGLYGLIKKRLDVGPVVSVTAEVLLMVPIALAVMLQSEHRGGSAFHAGGETMAILLVSGLITALPLILFSYAARRVRMTSLGLVQYLNPTLQFSCAVFVFGELFTGWHKIAFGLIWVALAIYAASMFAQDRAARRAAIAAAVSGTGVT
- a CDS encoding TIGR00730 family Rossman fold protein encodes the protein MLKSVCVFCGSRTGTDPEYAKQATALGNALAENDWRLVYGAGDVGLMGTVARAAQAAGGETFGVIPAHLVAWEVGKVDLTRYIVTETMHERKKVMFMNCDAVVLLPGGAGSLDEIFEVLTWRQLGLHEKPVVVLNSNGYWDPFMQLLRHVVDQGFADASLLDYVTPVPDTAAAIAALRAALS